A genomic stretch from Kineosporia corallincola includes:
- a CDS encoding ROK family transcriptional regulator: MQKRPRRTPRTATRRQILDLIRTRAPISRVELAEITGLTPAAITHAVRSLLDEGLVEESGLRERTGGKPRVMLTISPRARCAVGVQLGADWIVVVITDARGAVVGRVRARGARQHEPAAVVSTVAAHVDTLLRATAIGPDQLIGVGLAVPGTIDLEAGAIRASRTLPRWGGHPVRDALSRALGLPVVMDTDATAAAVGEYWSGRTAAASAHCTLYMGAGIGAGFILAGAVHRGAGGNPGPLGRLHLHRSGRDPGPALEDLAAPHAVAGRARAALAAGRASAITLTDDGDPFRDFGMVASAAVHGDPLALELVGESAHYLADAVVTVADLLDIDSLALAGPSFSTAGSLYVAVLENRLHSDLYAAGSQGMTVTLAAHIADAAAVGAAALAFHEDPGAGPLARPVRAPTSAAASSPMGA, from the coding sequence ATGCAGAAGCGACCCCGCAGAACCCCCCGCACCGCCACCCGGCGCCAGATCCTCGACCTGATCCGCACCCGGGCGCCGATCAGCCGGGTCGAGCTCGCCGAGATCACCGGTCTCACGCCGGCCGCGATCACCCACGCCGTCCGTTCCCTGCTCGACGAGGGCCTGGTGGAGGAAAGCGGGCTGCGTGAGCGCACGGGCGGCAAACCCCGTGTGATGCTGACCATCTCGCCGCGCGCCCGGTGCGCCGTCGGGGTGCAGCTGGGCGCCGACTGGATCGTCGTGGTGATCACGGACGCCCGCGGCGCGGTGGTCGGGCGCGTCCGCGCGCGCGGTGCCCGCCAGCACGAGCCGGCCGCGGTGGTCTCCACCGTCGCCGCCCACGTGGACACGCTGCTGCGGGCCACCGCGATCGGCCCCGACCAGCTGATCGGGGTGGGGCTGGCGGTGCCCGGCACGATCGACCTGGAGGCCGGGGCGATCCGGGCCTCGCGCACCCTGCCGCGCTGGGGTGGGCATCCGGTGCGCGACGCGCTGTCGCGGGCTCTGGGCCTGCCGGTGGTGATGGACACCGATGCCACCGCCGCCGCGGTCGGCGAGTACTGGAGCGGGCGCACGGCCGCGGCGTCCGCGCACTGCACCCTGTACATGGGCGCCGGGATCGGGGCCGGGTTCATCCTGGCCGGCGCGGTGCACCGCGGCGCCGGTGGCAACCCGGGCCCGCTGGGGCGTCTGCACCTGCACCGTTCCGGCCGCGATCCCGGGCCGGCGCTGGAAGACCTGGCCGCACCACACGCGGTGGCCGGCCGGGCCCGCGCCGCCCTGGCCGCGGGCCGCGCCTCGGCGATCACGCTGACCGACGACGGCGACCCGTTCCGCGACTTCGGCATGGTCGCCTCCGCCGCGGTGCACGGCGACCCGCTGGCGCTGGAGCTGGTCGGGGAGTCGGCGCACTACCTGGCCGACGCCGTGGTCACGGTGGCCGACCTGCTCGACATCGACTCGCTGGCGCTGGCCGGGCCGTCGTTCAGCACGGCCGGGTCGCTGTACGTGGCCGTGCTCGAGAACCGGCTCCACAGCGACCTGTACGCGGCCGGCAGCCAGGGGATGACCGTCACCCTGGCCGCCCACATCGCCGACGCGGCGGCCGTGGGGGCCGCCGCCCTGGCCTTCCACGAGGACCCGGGGGCCGGGCCCCTGGCCCGGCCGGTGCGGGCGCCCACCTCGGCGGCTGCATCCTCACCGATGGGGGCCTGA
- a CDS encoding DNA gyrase subunit A, whose translation MNETDIAEARQRLHILRGFEVAMSRRDEVFETVEAAADADEARTKLSERFDLSEHQAQAVLSLQISQWSTGMREWRTAEIARCEELLKGADPA comes from the coding sequence GTGAACGAGACGGACATCGCCGAGGCCAGGCAGCGACTGCACATCCTGCGGGGTTTCGAAGTAGCCATGAGCCGGCGCGACGAGGTCTTCGAGACCGTCGAGGCCGCAGCGGACGCCGACGAGGCCCGCACCAAACTGTCCGAGCGGTTCGACCTCTCGGAACACCAGGCCCAGGCGGTGCTCAGCCTCCAGATCAGCCAGTGGAGCACCGGGATGCGCGAATGGCGCACGGCCGAGATCGCCCGCTGCGAGGAGCTGCTCAAGGGCGCCGACCCGGCCTGA
- a CDS encoding NUDIX domain-containing protein: MADEPLYKTDPTAWNALLAEGNAKQARKRVSADVLIRDSQNRVLLVQPSYKPGWDLPGGMAEANEPPHEAAIRELQEELGLSITIQELLCLDWVSPHGPWDDLLAFVFAAVVADHGAGLDDLRPHDAEILSARFFPIDQAEGRLKEALRTRLAAAWSALGSGRTAYLIDGRPA; this comes from the coding sequence ATGGCGGACGAGCCTCTGTACAAGACTGACCCCACGGCGTGGAACGCCCTGCTGGCCGAAGGAAATGCCAAGCAGGCCCGCAAACGCGTCAGCGCAGACGTCCTAATCCGAGACAGCCAGAACCGCGTCCTCCTGGTACAGCCGAGCTACAAGCCCGGATGGGATCTACCAGGGGGCATGGCCGAGGCGAACGAGCCGCCCCACGAGGCCGCCATCCGGGAGTTGCAAGAAGAGCTCGGGCTGAGCATCACGATCCAGGAACTGCTGTGCCTGGACTGGGTGAGCCCCCATGGGCCCTGGGACGACCTCCTGGCATTCGTCTTCGCAGCAGTAGTGGCCGACCATGGCGCCGGTCTGGACGATTTGCGCCCGCACGACGCGGAGATCCTGAGCGCCAGGTTCTTCCCCATCGACCAGGCCGAAGGCCGATTGAAAGAAGCCCTTCGTACACGGCTCGCGGCCGCCTGGAGCGCCCTCGGATCGGGCCGGACCGCATATCTCATCGATGGACGTCCGGCCTGA
- a CDS encoding GNAT family N-acetyltransferase — protein MSTVLLITGSAGPTVDYTLPKVAAVADVVLLPLTPLPAGLRLPAGVRVTGADETARMRGPGLVGRLVDLARTYRVDGILTFSEYSVVAAARAAGQLGLPGAGRHAVLARDKLLMRERWARAGVPVPRFRGVDGPEEIEQALADFGEPVLLKTRLGCGSLGQVVVRDPAQARDAWAAARGAVAVADADLDVDACRDLEMTGLMVETLIPGSTRSWYGSEGYGDYLSVEGLVVGGEWRPVCITGRLPTIEPFTELSNQAPCALPADRQRIVEDAARRAVEALGLETCGTHTEMKLLDGQEVCLLETAARPGGAAIARQVEAVFGVDLVTQLTHAVLGEPVDLPERMLTAGTVTSTGTSTGSGVGAAASVALLATDSAGRPWGTRPPFEPARVDWSPMLSPGSRIRVVSGITPGTPMPAYESADGVRNFAGLAFLEADDAATLLRDTYAVLDGLEQALGAVAGQVDEFTADRFGAEGFSADGFRVADEVPSAEETAELFGAAGLNGPLDDLPRLERMLSTAQQVITARAPGGQLVGLVRVLTDFGFNAFIADLAVRPGWQRRGLGTRLVSTAVRDQPGVKFVVQPGHDSGAFWRKLGFDPAPTCVVRGRRG, from the coding sequence GTGTCCACAGTCCTGCTCATCACCGGGTCGGCCGGGCCCACGGTGGATTACACGCTGCCGAAGGTGGCGGCGGTCGCGGACGTCGTGCTGCTGCCGCTGACCCCGCTGCCGGCCGGTCTGCGGTTGCCCGCCGGGGTCCGGGTGACCGGGGCGGACGAGACGGCCAGGATGCGCGGGCCGGGCCTCGTCGGCCGGCTCGTCGATCTGGCCCGGACCTACCGGGTGGACGGCATTCTCACGTTCTCCGAGTACAGCGTGGTGGCCGCGGCCCGGGCGGCCGGGCAGCTCGGGCTGCCGGGAGCGGGTCGCCATGCCGTGCTCGCCCGGGACAAACTGCTCATGCGGGAACGCTGGGCGCGGGCCGGGGTGCCGGTGCCGCGCTTTCGCGGGGTGGACGGGCCGGAGGAGATCGAGCAGGCGCTGGCCGACTTCGGTGAGCCGGTGCTGCTGAAGACGCGCCTGGGCTGCGGATCGCTGGGGCAGGTGGTGGTGCGGGACCCGGCCCAGGCCCGGGACGCCTGGGCGGCGGCCCGGGGCGCGGTCGCGGTGGCGGACGCCGACCTGGACGTGGACGCCTGCCGTGACCTGGAGATGACCGGGCTGATGGTGGAGACGCTGATTCCCGGCAGCACCCGGTCCTGGTACGGGAGCGAGGGTTACGGCGACTACCTGAGTGTGGAGGGGCTCGTGGTCGGGGGTGAGTGGCGGCCGGTGTGCATCACCGGGCGGCTGCCCACGATCGAGCCGTTCACCGAGCTGAGCAACCAGGCACCGTGCGCGCTGCCGGCCGATCGTCAGCGGATCGTGGAAGACGCGGCGCGCCGGGCCGTGGAGGCCCTCGGGCTGGAGACCTGCGGCACGCACACCGAGATGAAACTGCTGGACGGCCAGGAGGTCTGCCTGCTGGAGACGGCGGCCCGGCCGGGCGGCGCGGCGATCGCCCGGCAGGTGGAGGCGGTGTTCGGGGTGGACCTGGTGACGCAGCTGACCCACGCGGTGCTGGGCGAGCCGGTGGACCTGCCGGAGCGGATGCTGACGGCCGGCACAGTAACCAGCACCGGAACCAGCACCGGATCAGGCGTCGGGGCGGCTGCCTCGGTGGCGTTGCTGGCCACCGACTCGGCGGGCCGGCCGTGGGGCACCCGGCCGCCGTTCGAGCCGGCCCGGGTGGACTGGTCGCCGATGCTGTCGCCGGGCAGCCGGATCCGGGTGGTCTCCGGCATCACCCCGGGCACACCGATGCCGGCGTACGAATCGGCCGACGGGGTACGTAATTTCGCCGGCCTGGCGTTTCTGGAGGCGGACGACGCGGCGACGCTGCTGCGCGACACCTACGCCGTGCTGGACGGCCTGGAGCAGGCACTGGGCGCGGTGGCCGGGCAGGTCGACGAGTTCACGGCCGACAGGTTCGGCGCCGAGGGATTCAGCGCCGACGGGTTCCGGGTGGCCGACGAGGTGCCCTCGGCCGAGGAGACCGCCGAGCTGTTCGGCGCGGCGGGACTGAACGGGCCGCTGGACGACCTGCCCCGGCTGGAGCGGATGCTCAGCACCGCGCAGCAGGTGATCACGGCCCGGGCGCCGGGCGGTCAGCTGGTCGGGCTGGTGCGGGTGCTGACCGACTTCGGGTTCAACGCCTTCATCGCGGACCTGGCCGTGCGGCCCGGCTGGCAGCGCCGGGGCCTGGGCACCCGGCTGGTCAGCACGGCGGTGCGCGACCAGCCGGGGGTGAAGTTCGTGGTGCAGCCCGGGCACGACTCCGGGGCCTTCTGGCGGAAACTCGGCTTCGACCCGGCCCCGACCTGCGTGGTGCGTGGACGCCGTGGCTGA
- a CDS encoding diiron oxygenase, which yields MAEGLPAFRPLDGWYDRAGVRHDPHRRVTEPDPGPGQDFFPRHLMPHTTHPLVQALAPQRVRELEARHLYQYLSFTAHFETRVVNRAALHIAEDGSGVRVGTAARADALKIYTDEGYHALYSLDLVAQLEAATRIPALRHDFRPFLARLDLVGEQALPGRAVLAQLLQVVVFETLVTSILSAVPADPQVLGVVRETVADHARDEGRHHAYFSAFFRELWAGLGPAERAAAARCLPALVRRSLEPELTAHRAALLAAGLTAARVRTVLAESYPAEGTDARIAADARHTVRLFRDCGVLEQPGALDAFASAGLVGDLTDDLADDLEGVR from the coding sequence GTGGCTGAGGGCCTGCCCGCCTTCCGGCCCCTGGACGGCTGGTACGACCGGGCCGGGGTGCGGCACGACCCGCACCGCCGGGTGACGGAGCCGGATCCCGGGCCGGGGCAGGACTTCTTTCCCCGGCACCTGATGCCGCACACCACGCACCCGCTGGTCCAGGCGCTCGCCCCGCAGCGGGTGCGCGAGCTGGAGGCCCGCCACCTGTACCAGTACCTGAGCTTCACGGCGCATTTCGAGACGCGGGTGGTGAACCGGGCGGCCCTGCACATCGCCGAGGACGGGTCGGGGGTGCGGGTGGGCACCGCGGCCCGCGCCGACGCCCTGAAGATCTACACCGACGAGGGCTACCACGCGCTCTACAGCCTGGACCTGGTCGCCCAGCTGGAGGCCGCCACCCGGATCCCGGCGCTGCGTCACGACTTCCGGCCGTTCCTGGCCCGGCTCGACCTCGTCGGTGAGCAGGCCCTGCCGGGCCGGGCGGTGCTGGCGCAGCTGCTCCAGGTGGTGGTGTTCGAGACGCTGGTGACCTCGATCCTCAGCGCCGTGCCGGCCGATCCGCAGGTGCTCGGCGTGGTGCGGGAGACCGTGGCCGACCATGCCCGCGACGAGGGACGTCACCACGCCTACTTCTCCGCGTTCTTCCGTGAGCTGTGGGCCGGGCTCGGCCCGGCCGAGCGGGCGGCGGCCGCGCGCTGCCTGCCCGCTCTGGTGCGGCGCAGCCTGGAACCGGAGCTGACCGCGCACCGGGCCGCGCTGCTGGCCGCGGGCCTGACGGCGGCCCGGGTGCGCACCGTGCTGGCCGAGAGCTACCCGGCCGAGGGGACGGACGCCCGGATCGCCGCCGACGCCCGGCACACGGTGCGGTTGTTCCGCGACTGCGGGGTGCTCGAGCAGCCCGGCGCCCTGGACGCTTTCGCGAGCGCCGGGCTGGTGGGCGACCTGACCGACGACCTGGCCGACGACCTGGAGGGGGTTCGATGA
- a CDS encoding ATP-grasp domain-containing protein encodes MSERPVLLLVGSGERWYREYLLAGAAARHEVWLLESGPVGWQRPYLAGHDRVDVTDPAELLRAARRLPAGRPAAGVLCWDEALIHPAAILAEALGLPGPGADAIGRCRDKAATRECLSRAGVPQPASTVVGSPGEARAVAGAIGYPVVLKPRGLGASQGVRRADGPHDLAGAYRDAATAFHPGVPVHERGVLVEEYLDGPEVSVDSAVTGGVVTPLTLARKEIGLAPYFEETGHLVRAADPLLRDPVLLSMLRKIHAALGIGSGMTHVELRLTASGPRVIEVNGRLGGDLIPFLGRLAHGVDHGRVAAEVALGLPLSTETTPGRPRGRTAGIRFRYPERDCRVREVLLPAVPGGTVDARGNGAVDASGNRVGDALGNRAVDASGNRVVGGQPEGAAPVGGADGATGGASRSAGGAVGAVVRLDALAEPGEVVRLPPRQYATRYAAVVCVADDADTCDRLLTEVAGGIALVADVLEDEPMPATVSAGVSGADVRGRTPVEAPGSRLASGATRVDAAVSLPGPGVAP; translated from the coding sequence ATGAGCGAGCGTCCGGTGCTGCTGCTGGTGGGCAGCGGGGAGCGCTGGTACCGGGAGTACCTGCTGGCCGGGGCCGCGGCCCGGCACGAGGTGTGGCTGCTGGAGAGCGGACCGGTCGGCTGGCAGCGTCCCTACCTGGCCGGTCATGACCGGGTCGACGTCACGGACCCGGCGGAGCTGCTGCGCGCCGCACGCCGTCTGCCCGCCGGGCGGCCGGCCGCCGGGGTGCTGTGCTGGGACGAGGCGCTGATCCACCCGGCGGCGATCCTGGCCGAGGCTCTGGGGCTGCCCGGCCCGGGGGCGGACGCGATCGGGCGCTGCCGCGACAAGGCCGCCACCCGGGAGTGCCTGTCCCGGGCCGGGGTTCCGCAGCCGGCCAGCACGGTGGTGGGGTCGCCGGGCGAGGCCCGGGCGGTGGCCGGGGCGATCGGGTACCCGGTGGTGCTGAAGCCGCGCGGGCTGGGTGCCAGTCAGGGGGTGCGGCGGGCGGACGGCCCGCACGACCTGGCCGGCGCCTACCGTGACGCCGCGACCGCCTTCCACCCGGGCGTCCCGGTGCACGAACGGGGTGTGCTGGTGGAGGAGTACCTGGACGGGCCGGAGGTGAGCGTCGACTCGGCGGTGACCGGGGGCGTCGTCACCCCATTGACCCTGGCCCGCAAGGAGATCGGGCTGGCCCCGTACTTCGAGGAGACCGGTCACCTGGTGCGGGCGGCCGATCCCCTGCTGCGCGACCCGGTGCTGCTCAGCATGCTGCGCAAGATCCACGCCGCCCTCGGGATCGGCAGCGGGATGACCCACGTGGAGCTGCGGCTGACCGCGTCCGGGCCCCGGGTGATCGAGGTGAACGGACGTCTTGGCGGCGACCTCATCCCCTTCCTCGGCCGGCTGGCGCACGGTGTCGACCACGGCCGGGTGGCCGCCGAGGTCGCTCTCGGCCTACCGCTCTCGACGGAGACGACGCCGGGACGGCCGCGAGGGCGCACGGCCGGTATCCGGTTCCGCTACCCGGAGCGGGACTGCCGGGTGCGTGAGGTGCTGCTGCCTGCGGTGCCGGGCGGGACGGTGGACGCCCGGGGGAACGGTGCGGTGGACGCCTCGGGAAACCGTGTGGGGGACGCCCTGGGAAACCGTGCGGTGGACGCTTCGGGGAACCGTGTGGTGGGCGGCCAGCCGGAGGGCGCGGCGCCGGTGGGCGGAGCGGATGGCGCAACGGGCGGGGCGAGTCGCTCAGCGGGCGGAGCGGTGGGCGCCGTGGTGCGCCTGGACGCCCTGGCCGAACCGGGTGAGGTGGTGCGGCTGCCGCCACGGCAGTACGCCACCCGGTACGCGGCGGTGGTCTGCGTGGCCGACGACGCGGATACCTGCGACCGGTTGCTGACCGAGGTCGCCGGTGGAATCGCGCTGGTGGCGGACGTTCTCGAGGATGAGCCGATGCCGGCGACGGTTTCAGCGGGTGTCTCGGGGGCGGACGTCCGGGGGAGGACGCCGGTGGAGGCGCCCGGTTCCCGGCTCGCCTCGGGGGCGACGCGGGTGGACGCGGCGGTGTCCCTGCCGGGCCCGGGGGTGGCACCGTGA
- a CDS encoding MFS transporter has protein sequence MNGVRAAVTALPAHCRLLVVGVAINRLASFVELFAVLWLVGRGDSAAAAGLALTAFGAGTVAGVMLGGVLTERLGNRWCIALSMLTTGAGTAALPFAPDLVLPGLPGLSAVIGLCGLLGATTQLFRPAAIAALAAAAPARDLVLVTAGYRFGLNVGAMLTPLLGTVLAAWSWTALFLVDAAASLVFGAIVLVTMPADRLRSPTPVAGDPATPPGGPASPVGDPARALGDPTASPRTTASPVGNLTHAHGDPGPVAGTAASLVGDPPHAHGDPAASPRTTASPVGDPTRAHGDPGPVAGVVASPVGDLSDLAGRVARQAPVARPSRDRAFRRVALGLLLIAAVEVQYVATLPLEVRRQDLPDQVYALLVALNGLLVIAVEPALTSRLRDWTPRRSLIVGIVLIGAGIAAYGLPGGVAVLFLATLIWTAGEMIGAPAAGAYPALVAPPSAQARYLALAGGAQGAGAAIGPVLGVAVWTLAPAACWIACVVTGVVAAGLIGSGARDVVTA, from the coding sequence GTGAACGGGGTGCGGGCGGCGGTGACGGCCCTGCCCGCCCACTGCCGTCTGCTGGTGGTGGGGGTGGCGATCAACCGGCTGGCGTCGTTCGTTGAGTTGTTCGCGGTGCTGTGGCTGGTCGGCAGAGGCGACTCGGCGGCCGCGGCCGGGCTGGCGCTCACCGCCTTCGGCGCCGGGACGGTGGCGGGGGTCATGCTCGGCGGCGTCCTGACCGAGAGGCTCGGGAACCGCTGGTGCATCGCTCTTTCCATGCTGACGACCGGCGCCGGCACGGCCGCGCTGCCGTTCGCGCCGGACCTCGTCCTGCCCGGCCTGCCCGGGCTTTCGGCGGTGATCGGGCTGTGCGGCCTGCTGGGGGCGACGACGCAGCTGTTCCGGCCCGCCGCGATCGCGGCGCTGGCGGCCGCCGCTCCCGCCCGCGACCTGGTGCTGGTGACGGCGGGCTACCGGTTCGGGCTCAACGTCGGGGCCATGCTCACCCCCCTGCTCGGCACCGTCCTGGCCGCCTGGAGCTGGACCGCCCTGTTCCTCGTGGACGCCGCGGCGTCACTGGTCTTCGGCGCCATCGTTCTGGTGACGATGCCCGCGGACCGGCTCCGCTCCCCCACCCCCGTGGCCGGTGACCCCGCGACCCCGCCCGGCGGGCCCGCGTCCCCCGTCGGTGACCCGGCCCGCGCGCTCGGCGACCCGACAGCGTCACCCCGCACCACGGCGTCCCCCGTCGGCAACCTGACCCACGCCCACGGCGACCCGGGGCCCGTGGCCGGCACAGCGGCGTCCCTCGTTGGCGACCCGCCCCACGCCCACGGCGACCCGGCGGCGTCACCCCGCACCACGGCGTCCCCCGTCGGCGACCCGACCCGCGCCCACGGCGACCCGGGGCCGGTCGCCGGCGTAGTGGCGTCCCCGGTTGGTGACCTGAGCGACCTCGCCGGACGGGTTGCGCGGCAGGCGCCGGTGGCGAGACCTTCGCGGGACCGGGCTTTTCGACGCGTGGCGCTCGGGTTGCTGCTGATCGCGGCGGTGGAGGTGCAGTACGTGGCCACCCTGCCGCTGGAGGTGCGGCGGCAGGACCTGCCCGACCAGGTGTACGCGCTGCTGGTGGCCCTGAACGGGCTGCTGGTGATCGCCGTCGAGCCCGCCCTCACCAGCAGACTGCGGGACTGGACGCCGCGGCGCTCGCTGATCGTGGGGATCGTGCTGATCGGTGCGGGTATCGCGGCGTACGGTCTTCCGGGGGGTGTGGCCGTGCTGTTCCTGGCCACCCTGATCTGGACCGCCGGGGAGATGATCGGCGCCCCGGCGGCCGGGGCCTACCCGGCGCTGGTGGCCCCGCCGTCGGCCCAGGCCCGCTACCTGGCGCTGGCGGGTGGGGCGCAGGGGGCGGGGGCCGCGATCGGGCCGGTGCTCGGGGTCGCGGTCTGGACGCTGGCACCCGCCGCCTGCTGGATCGCGTGCGTGGTGACGGGGGTGGTCGCGGCCGGGCTGATCGGGTCGGGGGCGCGGGATGTGGTGACGGCGTGA
- a CDS encoding lipoate--protein ligase family protein has translation MTSATPSSPPSSSPEDRKHGEYKVPGGKLVVADLKIRDGLLAGVVLSGDFFLEPDEALGRISQALEGLPADATLATLVQAVETARQDAVMVGFDPRSVGLAVLRALGRSSAWHDHRFELLATGEQHPHMQMALDEVVARQVGEGRRPPTLRVWEWASNSVIIGSFQSLSNEIDLEAAARHEATVVRRISGGGAMFVEPGNTITYSLYVPATLVEGMSFAESYAFLDAWVIRALRELGVDASYVPLNDIASPAGKIGGAAQKRLASGAVLHHVTMSYDIDAQKMLDIIRIGREKLSDKGVKSAVKRVDPIRSQTGLPREKVIEAMLGHFRDSYGLTPVEADDATLAQARELADSKYRDPQWLARVP, from the coding sequence GTGACTTCTGCAACCCCGTCCAGCCCGCCGTCCTCCTCGCCCGAGGACCGCAAGCACGGCGAGTACAAGGTGCCCGGCGGCAAGCTCGTGGTCGCCGACCTCAAGATCCGCGACGGCCTGCTGGCCGGCGTCGTGCTCTCCGGCGACTTCTTCCTCGAACCCGACGAGGCCCTCGGCCGGATCTCCCAGGCCCTGGAGGGCCTGCCCGCCGACGCCACCCTGGCCACGCTCGTGCAGGCCGTGGAGACCGCACGCCAGGACGCCGTCATGGTCGGCTTCGACCCCCGCTCGGTCGGCCTGGCCGTACTGCGGGCCCTGGGCCGTTCCAGCGCCTGGCACGACCACCGGTTCGAGCTGCTGGCCACCGGCGAGCAGCACCCGCACATGCAGATGGCGCTGGACGAGGTGGTCGCCCGGCAGGTCGGCGAGGGGCGGCGCCCGCCCACCCTGCGGGTATGGGAGTGGGCCTCGAACTCGGTGATCATCGGCTCGTTCCAGTCTCTCTCGAACGAGATCGACCTCGAGGCCGCCGCCCGCCACGAAGCCACCGTGGTACGCCGGATCTCCGGCGGCGGTGCGATGTTCGTCGAGCCCGGCAACACGATCACCTACTCGCTGTACGTGCCGGCCACCCTGGTCGAGGGCATGAGCTTCGCCGAGTCCTACGCCTTCCTCGACGCCTGGGTGATCCGCGCCCTGCGCGAGCTCGGCGTGGACGCCTCCTACGTGCCGCTCAACGACATCGCCTCCCCGGCGGGCAAGATCGGCGGCGCCGCGCAGAAGCGCCTGGCCTCCGGCGCGGTGCTGCACCACGTCACCATGTCGTACGACATCGACGCGCAGAAGATGCTCGACATCATCCGGATCGGCCGCGAGAAGCTGTCCGACAAGGGCGTCAAGAGCGCCGTCAAGCGCGTCGACCCGATCCGCAGCCAGACCGGCCTGCCCCGCGAGAAGGTGATCGAGGCGATGCTCGGCCACTTCCGCGACAGCTACGGCCTCACCCCGGTCGAGGCGGACGACGCCACCCTGGCGCAGGCGCGGGAACTGGCCGACAGCAAGTACCGCGACCCGCAGTGGCTGGCCCGGGTGCCCTGA
- a CDS encoding NAD(P)-dependent oxidoreductase yields the protein MTEQKTFLVFGATGQTGRHFTALALEQEHRVRVVARNPARVTTSHPNLEVHQGAVPGLANLDGLLEDVDFVVCMLGDARAQKREKVNTAFVRELVPAMRRTGVSRFLYQAGGLSKAPGRELPLFLRVIRSTVARSHIGQHQDNEAVMEYLTQEAGDIEWMVPRAGIGSDGPSRGILERSATAISIGTFRDVAAYNLRTVTDPSAVHTTDQSVYRKG from the coding sequence ATGACCGAGCAGAAGACGTTCCTGGTGTTCGGCGCCACCGGCCAGACCGGCCGGCACTTCACCGCGCTCGCCCTGGAGCAGGAGCACCGGGTCCGGGTCGTGGCCCGGAACCCGGCCAGGGTGACCACTTCTCACCCGAACCTGGAGGTTCACCAGGGCGCCGTCCCCGGTCTGGCGAACCTGGACGGCCTGCTGGAAGACGTCGACTTCGTCGTCTGCATGCTGGGCGACGCGCGGGCGCAGAAGCGCGAGAAGGTGAACACGGCGTTCGTGCGGGAGCTGGTCCCGGCCATGCGCCGGACCGGCGTCAGCCGGTTCCTCTACCAGGCCGGTGGCCTGAGCAAGGCCCCCGGGCGCGAACTGCCGCTGTTCCTCAGGGTGATCAGAAGCACCGTGGCCCGCTCGCACATCGGGCAGCACCAGGACAACGAGGCCGTCATGGAGTATCTGACGCAGGAGGCCGGCGACATCGAATGGATGGTGCCCCGGGCGGGGATCGGCTCGGACGGTCCTTCCCGGGGCATCCTGGAGAGGTCCGCCACGGCCATCAGCATCGGCACCTTCCGCGATGTCGCCGCCTACAACCTGCGCACCGTGACCGACCCCTCGGCCGTGCACACCACCGACCAGAGCGTGTACCGGAAAGGCTGA